In Vigna angularis cultivar LongXiaoDou No.4 chromosome 8, ASM1680809v1, whole genome shotgun sequence, the DNA window AGAGACCTTTGGGTGAGGATGCCAAGTACTTATGCTGTTGGCATACTAGGCAGCCAGCCACATAGTCGGTGATTGTCTTCTTCATTCCTGTCCAATACAGGGATTGTGCCACCCTTCTATATGTTCTATAGACTCCTGAATGCCCTCCTGTGACCGTGTTATGGAATTCTGTTAATAATTTTGGTATCCAGGAAGATTGTGCTGACAAAACCAACCGCCCCTTGTAATGTAATCTCCCATGTTCCAGGGTATACGCCGGATGTGAATTCGGATCTGCACTTATATCTTCCATCACTTTCTTTAGAGTTGCATCCTTCTCAACCTCTTCCATAATTTCCTGGAAATTGGACCAATAGGGCCTAGATATCATGTGCAGTACTTTTTCTCCCTCCTCCAATTCCTCCCCTTTTCTTGAGAGCCCATCCGCCACCTTATTGGATGCCCCAGTCCTATAAACAATATCAAATTCATACCCCAGTAATTTAGCCAGCCAATTCTGCTGATTTTGAGTAGTAATACGTTGCTCCAACAAATATCTCAAGCTCCTCTGGTCAGTATAAACAACGAACCTTTGGCCCAAAAGGTAGGGTCGCCAGTGTTGGATGGCTAACACCAAAGCCATCAATTCTTTCTCATAAACAGATTTGGTGAGTGACACTTCGGAAAGAGCTTTGCTAAAATAAGCTATTGGTTTTCTGTTTTGAGACAAAACTGCTCCTAAACCTGTGCCCGACGCATCGCACTCCACCTGAAAGGTTTGAGAGAAATCCGGTAAAGCTAACACTGGAGCCGTGGTGACTGCTGTTTTGAGTCTCTGCATTGCCTCTGCCCCTGCAAGAGACCAGTCAAACTTTCCCTTCTTAAGCAGGTTGGTGAGAGGTTGAGCGATCTTCCCATAACCTCTGATGAATCTCCTATAGTATCCAGTCAGACCTAAGAACCCTCTCAACTCTCTGATACTCTTTGGTTCGGGCCATGCTGTCACCGCAGAAACCTTCTCCTCATCCATCTCAACTCCCGCCTTTGAAATTTTATGCCCCAAATAACGAATTTGTTCTCTCCCAAATTCGCATTTGTTTCTATTAGCAAATAACTTCTGCTGTGCTAACACCTCCAGAACTTGCTGTAAATGTTGCATatgttcatcccaagatttaCTGTATATTAGTATATCATCAAAAAAAACTAACACACACCTCCTCAAAAATGGCCTGAGGACAGAATTCATCATATCTTGGAACGTGGCAGGGGCGTTTGTCAACCCAAAAGGCATAACGAGAAACTCGTAGTGCCCTTGATGCGTTCTAAAGGCTGTCTTAGGaatatcttcatttttcatcCTGATCTGATGATATCCAGCCCTTAAATCAACTTTAGAAAAATACCTTGCCCCTTGAAGCTCATCCAGCAGTTCTTCTATAACTGGTATTGGGTATTTATCCGCCACTGTGACTCTATTCAGTGCCCTGTAATCTACACAAAATCTCCAGCtcccatctttttttttcactaatattACTGGGCTTGAATATGGACTATTGTTGGGACGAATCACACCGAGCTTCAACATTTCCTCAACTTGTCTCTCTATCTCTGTTTTCATGAGGTGTGGGTAGCGGTATGGCCTGACACTTATGGGCTCTGTTCCTTCCTTCAAGGGTATTCGATGATCAACTTTCCTCTCAGGTGGCAGCCCCTGAGGTTCTCGAAATACTCCTTCAAAGTCTGACAAAATCTGCTTCAGCCCTGCCTCTTGAGTCGGTGTCCATCTCCCGGTTTTTCCATCTCCCTCCACCGCTTCTGCTTGACTTAAACTCCACACGAGAGTCATGGCTTCtatctccttttcttttaagaGGACTTCGGGAGTCACCATTCGACGTGTTAAAGTGGGATCTCCTTTTATCTCCACTACTTTCCCTTCAACCTCCACCTTCATAATTAGGTGTCCCCAATCCACTTTAATTTCTCCTAGGGAAGCTAACCAAGTGATTCCTAATATCACATCCACACCGCCTAACTCAAATAGATATAGTTTATCTCTAACTTCCAGCCCATCCAATTTCACGGTAACCCCTGTGCAATATCCACtagttattttcttttgtccATCACCTAAGCACACTTTATAGGGATGGGTGTCAATGCTTTCCAGACCCAATTCTTTCACCAATCTGGTGGATATAAAGCTATGACTAGCTTCGCTGTCTACTAACACCAGAATTCTCCTCCCCTTCATCCATCCTTGCATCTTCATGGTATTCGATTGGGTGAGTCCTCCGGCTGACAACCCTGACAGTTCCATCGCCGTGTGTTCCATCACCGGTTCCTCCATTTCGACCATTTCGATCTtctcttcttccccttcttccgcCAAAATCATCACTCTCATACTTCTTTCAGCACACCGATGGCCCGGGCTGTATGGGCCACCGCACTGGAAACAACGCCCTTCTTCACGCCTTTTTATATATTCGGGATAAGGCAACATTCTTACTCCTCTTCCTTGAGTATTCCCTCCTCCGCTACTACCATCTCGGGCGGTTACATTGCTAGAAACGCCTTCCTTCTTCGTTCCCGATCCACCGCCGACCCCACCGACGTTTACCGATCCCTCCGACGCGCCGCGATAGGTCTTCGTCCTCGCGACAGTACCTGAGCTCGAGGAATACTTTCCCCAGGTCACCCCTCCTTTTCCTCCCGTTCCGCTGTTACCTCGCGATACAGAACCCGCTTGCTCGACGTCGCGTGCTCGCTCCATTGCCGTCAACAGATCGCGTGGGTCATGCGGCCTCACCAGATTTCTTAATCCTTCTTGTAGCCCAGCGAAAAAGTATCCCAACAGTTGTTCCTCATTCACTCCGGCTGCTTGCGCCACCAGTACTTCAAACTCCTGTATATATTCGTCGACATTTCCCCTTTGTCGGACGGCAGCCAATTTTTCATAAACAGAGCCCCTGTTTAAGCCTCCAAACCTCCGTGTTAGAGCGGCAGTGAACATGCTCCAAGTTGGATGTCTAGTCTTCTTCCGCCAAAAACGGAACCAATAACTAGCTCCTCCCTCCATACAGATATATACTGGCTTCATTTTCTCCCTCTCTGTCACGTTCTGGATATCAGAATTTTTCGGCCTTCGCTATCCAGCCCATGGGGTCCGTTCCTTCGAACGTTGGAAGTTCCACACGTTTCATCCAACTTCGTTGCACATCTCCTCCCTCCTCTTCCGACTCCTCCTCCGAACTCTCTGGTGATCGTCGTTCACGGTCAGCATTGACGGAGTCGCAGCTCCCTGCGGAGCTCCGATCATGGTTCCTGGAACGTCTTCCTGAGGTTCGTTGAAAAGCGAGAGTCATCGCCCTCACCTCTGCCTTCAGTTCCTCCATTGTCGCCTCCATCGCCCCCATTCGTCCCTCCATGCTTCTTCGCTacctctccttcttctcctctcCAAAActgatccggcaggtcggaccaaatctGTTAGGTTCCTTTATACAAGGAGCCGAACAGTAGCAAAAAATACACACACTCAACAGTATAAAGAAATATGCATGTATCTATATTTCTATTTCCTCTGTAATGTATAGAAAAGATGAATACAGGTATCTATCtctcccccaaggaagcctcccttcctccactggccaCTAGGTCCAGTCTCAATTCCAAAATAATATTCGATACCCTCTCTCCTTAATctgtttgttatttatattccCTCTCTCTTCTAACCAACTAACCACCGTCTCCCACTACTTATTTCATCCCTTTTTTACCCCTTCTCACGTAAACCTTTAATTGCCTAACAGTCTGTAAGGTACATGAGTCTTCCTATAAGACGTTTATAGGCTAGAGAATCATCAAGTAATTCTCCTGAGTCTGCTGAAACTCTTTTTGCATCATCAATCGGTGTAGATGCTATTTTGCATCCCAAAAGGCCAGGTTCATTAAGATTCCTTTCCTTGTCCATGCCACTTTAAAACCAAGATAAAACCGCAATTCTCCCAAATATGCATCCCTTTCCTTGTCCACCATGCCACTTCAAAACCATGAAAACACCGCAATTCTCCCAAATCTTTAATGCGGACGGAAACATCAAGAGCTTGTTTAATCAATGCTATTTCTTGGTCATTATTCCCTGTCAAAGTTATATCATCTACACACACCAAAATTGCTATGAAAGAATCATTAGATGACTTAATAAACAAagaataatcatgcattgactGTGTATAGCCAGCAGAAAGAAGGAAAGAGGATAATTTAGCAAACCATTCCCAGCTAGCTTGTTTTAAGCCATAAAATGCCTTTTGTAGCTTGCACACTTGTCCTGGTAAAACCGCATTCCGTCCAGGAAGGGCCACCATTAAACTTCTTCCATTAACTCACCATGCAAGAAGGCATCATTATTGTCAAGCTGCCTTAGTTTTCATTTCAGCACTGAAGCAAGAGATAAAATCAATCTCACAGTGGTTATTTTAGCCACAGGTGTAGAATATTTCAGTCCTTCAGTTTGAGTGTAGCCCTTCGCTACTAAACTAGTCTTATGTCTCTCTACGGTCCCATCAGCTCTGCATTTGACCTTATAAACCCATTTACAGCCAATAGGAACCTTCCCTTTAGGAAAATCAGTGACAATCCATGTTTGATTATCATCAACCACATAATTCAGCCTGAATAGCATCTGTCCAGCAGTCATAGGTGATAGCTTCGGTATAGTTTCTTGGTTCAGCATGTGAAGACAAAGACATAACATAAGATTTATAGCAAGGAGATAAACGTTCATATGACAAGACAGAAGAAAGAGGATAAAGAACCTTGGAAGACGGATTGGAGATCGTGCTAATATTACAGTGATAGTCCATAAAATAGCCAGGAGACCTTCTCATTCTGGTGCTGGAGCAAGCAGGTGTAGTGATAGCATTCATCTCAGTTGAATAATCTATTTCTGATGTACAAGGAGAATCAAACCCCTTTCTCTTGAGTTTGGTGCTACGGAGGTAGGATGGGTTGTGACAAAGGATGGTTGTGGTGCTGAATCAATTTCACAAATAGGACGCTGGCTAATATCAATGGGAGTCTGAATTGGAGGGTCAAACAGAGGAGAATAATTGTTATGGTTTTCATCATTGGGGGAGGGACCTTTGTTAGTTTCACTGCCTTTGGCTTCTAATTTGCAGTATGGGAACACACTTTCGTAGAAAATAACATTTCTAGAAACAAATAACTCTCTAGTTTGTATGTTCAgtaaaatataggtttaatcatATAGATAGTCCATATTTCTAGTGACTTTTCTCAAATAAGTCTCTcacttattttttgtttcaattggatctctattttagaaaaattgaagcaattaaGTCATTGTCGTTAGTTCCGTACTAACACCAAACTAACGGCAAAGAcctaattgttttaatttttctaaaataaaaactcaattaaaacaaaaaataagtaaGAGATCTATTTGAGAAAAGTCAACAGATAGGGACCATTTgtataattaaacctaaaatataccCTTTTGTGCCAGACTTGTACCCAAAAAAACACATTTGCAAGCTCTAGGATCAAACTTGGTTCTATTAACAGGAGAAGTGCTAGCAAAACAAAGAGAACAAAAAACCTTTAATGGAGCAAATTCCAGTTCAGTCTTATGCAAAATCTTATGTGGggaacaaaattttaaaactggTGTAGGCAACATATTGATGATGAAGGCAGCATGTGATACAGCATAAGACCAATATACTTTCAGTAAATTGGACTGTATCATTAGAGCTCTTACTACATTCAATAAATGCCATGTTTTCTTTCTACAATGCTATTTTGTTCAGGTGTGTTAACATAAGAAGTTTGGTGTATTATTCCTTTGTTAGCATAAAAATCAGTTATGGAAAATTTTGCTCCATTGTCACTTTTTATGGTTTTTATCATGTTGTCAAATTGGGTTTGTATAAAAGTACCAAAATCCTGCAAAATTTTAGCAGTTtcagatttttgttttaaaggaAAAACCCAAGTGTAGCGTGAATGACCATCAACAATAGTGAGAAAATATTTATGTCCATGAACAAATGGAATGGAATATGGTCCCCACAAATCAGTATGTATTAGATCAAAACATTTAACAGAAACAGAATTACTAATAGGAAAGGGTAACTTTTTCTACTTAGACAAATGGAAAACATCACAAACATAAGACTCATTATTCTTGAATAAAGGAAACTTGCTATTTATCACATCAAGACATTTGTTGAAAACATGACCAAGACGAAAATGCCAAAGAGCATCAATACCAATAGAGGCTAAACTAACAGTTGTGATACAGTAAGGGGTCTGAGTATGTGGGAAAGTATGGTAAGAAGGCACTCTCAGTGTGTAAAGATCATCCAGAATATACCAATCATCTTCAAGGAGTTCTTGTCCTGAATTTTACAGTGAATGGAACCAAAAGTGAGAACACATGAGAGGTCTTTAATCAATTTTGTAACAGATAAGAGGTTAAAATTAAAGCAAGGTATGTAAAGCACATTATGTAAAACATGAGTTTTGGTTAAAAAGACACTTCCAGAGTAATATGCAATAACCTTATTTCCATTTGGTAACGTAACATGTATGGGTTTGATTTGGTGATATGATGCAAAATgagaaagacaaaaacaaatatgGTCTGTTGCTCCGCTATCTAATATCCATGTGCTGAAAGGAAAGATTTTACCAGTACACGCAGGTGAACTGGAAGAACTGGAAGTTATTGGCCGTTATTAGACACCTGCGACTGCTGTAAAAGAGTTATTAGGCCTTGATACTGTACTTTGATGAAACCAAATTGTTGCCCCTGATTTTCCTTTAAGGGTTCAGATTCATCACTGTGGAAGGCTACATTGGCAAAAGAATGGTTGGTGTTCTGTTTTGTGAACTTAAAATGTGGGCAAAAGACATGTTTCTTGTAGCAGGAGTCCACAGAGTGGCCCATCTTACCACAATGATTGCACATCTTATTGTCATTACCACGACTGAGGTTTGCATTTCCTCTCCGCCATGACCACCAGAAAAACTATTTCCTCTTCCTCCGCTGTTTCCTCTACCACCAATAGCCATAACCTTGGAGTGTTCTATAATTTCACCAAACATTTGCCTTTCTTGCTGAACAACCAGAGAAAAGACACGATTCAGGGGAGGTAAGGGGTTCATTAACATGATTTGGGACTTCACAATGGAATAACCGTCATTCAACCCTTGAAGAAACTTAATCACTTGGTCCTGAGTTCTGTATTTCCCAGTGTTGACAGAGGCCTTGCAAGAGCTTTTAATGGCACAACTACAAATAGGGATTGGACCAAAAACCTCAAGTTTATCCCAGAGAGTTTTCAGTTCGATAAAATAATTGGTGACACTTAGGTCCCCTTGCTTGAGAGATATGATAGTGTCTTGAAGATCTGCAATGCAAAACAAATCTCCCCGAGAAAACCTCTCTTCAAGATCAGACCAAATACTTGAAGCAGTGTCTCTCCATATGACACTCTGGGCAGTGCAAGGAGAAAGACATCGCAGAAGCCATGACACAACCATCATGTTTGCTCTCTCCCTGGGTATATATGACTAGCACGGACTGGAGGTGAGATGGTTCCATCAACAAAACCAAGCTTATTTTTAGAAACCAAGCTCATCTGCATTAATCGTTCGTGACCATTGGTGGTAATTGCGGCCTTCGAGAATGAAAGAAACAAGAACCAAAGATGGGTTTTCAAATGGGTTAAGATAATATGGTGATGAAGGGTCTTGAGATGGATCAATATCCATGATTGAATGTAGCAAACCAGAGCTCTGATAATcagagctctgataccatatcaGAAAAGTTAAAAAGGAAATTAGTTCTAAAATAGTGTATCATATTTTCATTGTATTAAAAGCATAGCTGCAGGAGACAATAAATAGATACAGCCAAACACTAAccgaaaaaagaaaatagacaCTTATGCTAACAGAAAAGAGAAAACAGAAATCGGTGCACTGCACCACTAATACAGCAGGGGAAAGCACAGCTGTCCCATAAAGCAAAACAGAATTAATTCAGCTCCCCTCTAGGTGACGTGTGTCtgtgttatttaatatttgaggTAAGAGTGAGAAATAGCATGTATCAAACACATAGCTCCCCGCAGTAATACTTAAAAATTGTCATCTGTAAAGCCAAATATAGGGAAAGAAAGCAAGGCTACAATGGGGCAAAAAGGACCTCATAATATAGAAATCTTTAGTTGTTGTGGCTCTAAGAATTGAGAAGAGACAACGTGAGTATCAGGATTAGAAGGAAACATAAACGAAGCATGAACTCAACAATATGTAAAACACGCTACCTGAAGATTTAAGTGTGCATGGATATCACTCAGCAATTTATAATATCCACTTTGGCAAAAGGGGATTTTTGAAGTAAGTATTCTACTATCCTGCCAACTCCATCATCGGATATGTTTGTCGAAGATTTCACTTTCAATTTCAATGACTTCAATTGAACAAAACAAGGAATTTGAGTTATCATTGAACCAGAAGTTGAGAGACCCTGCACAACGAGAGTTGATTGAAGACACACTTTGAAAGATAATTTGAAAAGCAAGATTGACTAATGGATAGAAATTTGGCACATGGAACATATTATGGGCAGTATCAAAAGTAAAAtacaaaggaaaaacaaaataaaacttacaTGTAGAATCTTAAGGGTACTTGAAGAGAGTATCATTATCTTTACATAATCAGCAAGCACTTGCAGCAGACTTATAAGGGCTGAATAAGTCCGTTCAAAATGAGTATGAAAATAGGCTTCACAGTCAATGCTTACTTGTTCAAGAAAACAAAGTTTGCATGCAGAGAGTTGGTAAAGAGGATCACGCATCACAGTAAGATATCTAAGGTTTGGAGTAGAAAGCACAAATTTGTAAGGCGCTTCTTGAATGGTACTACCAATGGTCAAACTAGAAAGGTTGGAATTACATATACAGAGGAATTTCACACCTTGGTGCAAGTTAAAACGATCAAGAACCAAAGTATCTAACATGTGACAAGTTGAAAAGGGCTCAGCATAATCACTTTCACTTGCAGTAAAAGTGACGTGCTCAAGATGCAAGCTTTTCAATGCTGGCAAATGCAAGGAACTCGGAAGTTGGGTCATCCAAGGTACAGCCCAAATCGAAAGCTTGAGATATGTCAATGTTTTACAAGAAAAGACACAAGGGTGCAACCTAAAACCAAGTATAACACTTAAATTAACTTCAATTGTCAACTGCTGGACATCGTGTGACACAGCATACCCCATAATCCTATCCAGAAGTTCATGATCAATGCAGCCTTTACGCCTCAAATCTAGACTATGCAGTGAAATAGAGTTGTCTCGATTCGAAATAACCCAAGAAACAAATTTGCTGAAATGTGTAAGATTGGTAAAATCTGAGGAATTCAAAGCCAAATCAGTTAGGTGTTTCCAATGTTCCTTCCATCTTGAAGACAGGACACAAGTCTGAACAGCCTGTTTCATGCtcataaatttcattatatgaAGTAAGACAAAGTTAGGCATGTCACTGAGCCTGTCCATGTCCTCTTTTTTATCTCCATCACTCTGCATTTTTCCGTCTTCAACTTCAATTTCCACTGTTGTCCCTTTTCCTTCAACCACACCTGATCTAAGAAATTCAAACATATCATAAATTCACTTCTCACAATTACACCAAAAAAttgtcaacaaaaaaaaaataactgtcAAATGCCAATACTAGGATTGGATCTAATGAAAGAAAACCTTTTTGAAGTCAAGTACAAAATTTTTTCCACTTTCAATTTCCAATAAGATATGAAGGTTTGGGTTTGACCCTTTAAGAATGATTGAATAAATACTATCCCAAATTATTGAGGAAGCAGGGAATATAAATACCTTAGGCAGTGATTGGGGATTCGATCATTCAAACTGCAACTTTCCCTGGCACTTCAAGTTTCGCCTTAAATCCTAAAAGCGTTTTTCTTTGGGTTCTGAATCGATAGAAGAATGTGTGGCGCGATATCTTTGCCATGAGAGGGTGCGCGTGTACGATGTAGATATTTTTGTTTAGACAGGATTTTTTGttctttgtattttattaagagAGGGAAAAACACATGAgacaaaaacattaataaaaaaaaggtttgaataaataaataagtacaaaattaaaagtaaaatatttattattatcgtaaaaagaaaaaaaaagggtagtaaaagagaagaaaaaaaggaaaaaagaaatgaGATAAATGAAAagtataagttatttttagagaacaaaaaaaaaagtatgaaagagaatgaatgtaaaaattatattaaaaaattattattagtactTGTATTATTCTGTTAACAAATTATATGGGACTAAATCTAATATAGAATAAAAGCTTTTTTTTGGAATAACTAGAAATgtactttctttttcatttgatttgaatgaacataacaataaataaataaaaattataaatatattcttatttttaattttgaataaaaattttaaataaattcttattataaatatatatatatataatatcaatttcatatatatatatatatatatatatatatatatatatattaaa includes these proteins:
- the LOC108345569 gene encoding putative FBD-associated F-box protein At5g22720, which produces MQSDGDKKEDMDRLSDMPNFVLLHIMKFMSMKQAVQTCVLSSRWKEHWKHLTDLALNSSDFTNLTHFSKFVSWVISNRDNSISLHSLDLRRKGCIDHELLDRIMGYAVSHDVQQLTIEVNLSVILGFRLHPCVFSCKTLTYLKLSIWAVPWMTQLPSSLHLPALKSLHLEHVTFTASESDYAEPFSTCHMLDTLVLDRFNLHQGVKFLCICNSNLSSLTIGSTIQEAPYKFVLSTPNLRYLTVMRDPLYQLSACKLCFLEQVSIDCEAYFHTHFERTYSALISLLQVLADYVKIMILSSSTLKILHGLSTSGSMITQIPCFVQLKSLKLKVKSSTNISDDGVGRIVEYLLQKSPFAKVDIINC